One window of the Anomaloglossus baeobatrachus isolate aAnoBae1 chromosome 12, aAnoBae1.hap1, whole genome shotgun sequence genome contains the following:
- the LOC142258026 gene encoding uncharacterized protein LOC142258026 isoform X4: protein MSQLMQAIDSILKTFEKYSQYPCPGQSLQPTEMEQLIQEELSDAIKSLVLLQNTGDPEIITLVMKAVDRNRDGKISFKEYITLVCVVAKAYYKHLLKERSSQQCLIPQASQQSSSQFPTQVQAANQLANIYIPAIQHFAAAAIQDQQLGLLPQVPAQVSTQQTVVQVPVPGQVVATQAPVQVPTQGQQFVTVQASTQGLVQGQQIVPVQVPVQVPVVQPASVQQVPVVQLAPVQQVPVVQPASVQQVPVVQPAPVQQVPVVQPAPVQQVPIVQPAPVQLVPVVQPAPVQQVPVVQPAPDHQGPVLPPAPVHQVPVVQPASVQLVPVVQPAPAQQVPLVQPAPVHQVPVVQPAPVQQVPIVQPAPVQLVPVVQPAPVQQVPVVQPAPVQQVPVVQPAPLQLVPVVQPAPVHQVPVVQPAPLQQVPLVQPAPAQQVPTVQPAPVQQVPVVQPAPVQVVPVVQPAPVQQVPVVQPAPVQQVPVVQPTSVQLVPVVQPVPAQQVPLVQPAPVHQVPVVQPAPVQQVPIVQPAPVQLVPVVQPAPVQQVPVVQPAPLQLVPVVQPAPVHQVPVVQPAPLQQVPLVQPAPAQQVPTVQPAPVQQVPVVQPAPVQQAPVVQPAPVQVVPVVQPAPVQQVPVVQPIPVQQVPVVQPTPVQQVPVVQPAPAQQVPVVQPAPVQQVPVVQPAPAQQVPVQHPAPVQQVPVQQPAPVQQVPLLSTKTCSWLALQSASPVTSQSTVQVPTITQTTQVPVTPPQGQLVSVQIGVQHPAQVVHTQLPVPGQQVLPAQTAAHQLVVQPVVPQLNPQVVVLQPAVVPQALSQQQVVPQVVPQAVAPQVVPQVVPQAVPQQVAPQVIAQAVPQQVIPQVVSQAIPQHVVPQVVPQVVPQHVVPQVVPQAVPQHVVPQVVPQTVPQQVVPQVVPQAVSQHVVPQVVIQTVPQHVVPQLVPQAVPQHAVPQVVPQAVPQHVVPQVVPQTLLQQVAPQVVPQAVPQHVVPQVVPQAVPQHVVPQVALQTVPQQVATQVIPQAVPQHVVPQVVPQVVPQHVVPQVVPQAVPQHVVPQVNPQVVPQNVVSHVVPQTVPQQVLPQVVPQAVPQHVVPQVVPQAVPQHVVPQVVPQTVPQQVATQVVPQAVPQHVVPQVGPQVVPQHVVPQVVPQAVPQHVVSQVVSQAVPQHVVPQVVPQAVPQHVVPHVVPQVVPQHVVSQHVVSQVIPQTVPQQVLPQVVPQAVSQHVVPQVVPQTLPQQVAPQVVPQTVPQLVVPQVVPQTLPQQVAPQVVPQAVPQHVVPQVVPQAVPQHVVPQVVPQTLPQQVAPQLVPQAVPQHVVPQVVPQAVPQHVVPQVVPQAVPQHVVPQIVPQIVSQHVVPQVVPQTVPQQVATQVVPQAVPQHVVPQVVPQTVPQQVATQVVPQAVPQHVVPQVISQAVPQHVVPQVVPQVVPQHVVPQLVPQAVPQHVVPQVVSQAVPQHVVPQVAPQEVPQHVVPQVVPQTVPQQVATQVVPQAVPQHVVPQVVSQAVPQHVVPQVVPQAVPQHVVPQLVPQAVPQHVVPQVVPQAVPQHVVPQVVSQAVPQHVVPQVAPQAVPQHVVPQVVPQTVPQHVVPQVAPQAVPQHVVPQVVPQTVHQQVLPQVVPQAVSQHVVPQVVPQTLPQQVAPQVVHQAVPQLVVPQVVPQAVSQHVVPQVVPQAVPQHVVPLVVPQAVPQHVVPQVVPQAVPQHVIPQVVPQAVSQHVVPQVVPQTVPQQVATQVVPQAVPQHVVPQVVPQVVPQHVVPQVVPQAVSQHVVPQVVPQTVPQQVATQVVPQAVPQHVVPQVVPQAVPQHVVPQIVPQAVPQHVVPHVVPQAVPQHVVPQVAPQAVPQHVVPQVVPQTVPQHVVSQVVPQTVHQQVLPQVVPQAVSQHVVPQVVPQTLPQQVAPQVVHQAVPQLVVPQVVPQAVPQHVVPQVVPQAVPQHVVPLVVPQAVPQHVVPQVVPQAVSQHVIPQVVPQAVSQHVVSQVVPQTVPQQVATQVVPQAVPQHVVPQVVPQVVPQHVVPQVVPQAVSQHVVPQVVPQTVPQQVATQVVPQAVPQHVVPQVVPQAVPQHVVPQVVPQAVPQHVVPHVVPQVVPQHVVPQVVPQAVSQHVVPHVVPQTVPQQVAPQVVPQAVPQHVVPQVVPQVVPQHVVPQVVPQVVPQHVVPQVVPQAVSQHVVPQVVPQTVPQQVAPQVVPQAVPQHVVPQVVPQVVPQHVVPQVVPQAASQQVVPQVVPQSVPQQVVPQVVPQAVPQQVVPQVVPQSVPQQVVPQQTFQAQITTQQANEMSFYPFICNAGYKFWYPYTFYYC from the exons ATGTCCCAACTAATGCAAGCAATCGACAGTATTTTGAAGACCTTCGAAAAATATTCCCAGTACCCATGTCCCGGCCAAAGTTTACAACCAACAGAAATGGAGCAGCTCATACAGGAGGAGCTGTCTGATGCCATCAAA TCATTGGTTTTATTGCAGAACACCGGAGATCCAGAAATCATTACCTTGGTCATGAAAGCCGTGGACAGGAATCGTGATGGCAAAATAAGCTTCAAAGAATATATCACTTTGGTGTGTGTCGTTGCCAAGGCTTATTACAAGCATCTGCTAAAGGAACGAAGCTCCCAGCAATGTCTTATACCGCAAGCAAGCCAGCAATCCAGCAGCCAATTCCCTACTCAAGTGCAGGCAGCAAATCAGCTGGCAAACATATATATCCCTGCCATTCAACATTTCGCCGCAGCAGCTATTCAAGACCAACAGCTTGGACTTCTACCACAAGTTCCAGCCCAAGTGTCAACCCAGCAGACAGTAGTCCAAGTGCCAGTTCCTGGACAAGTAGTTGCTACGCAAGCACCAGTCCAAGTGCCAACTCAAGGACAACAATTTGTTACTGTGCAAGCATCAACCCAAGGTCTAGTTCAGGGACAACAAATAGTCCCTGTGCAGGTACCAGTCCAAGTACCTGTTGTACAACCAGCATCAGTCCAGCAAGTACCAGTTGTACAACTAGCTCCAGTCCAGCAAGTACCTGTTGTACAACCAGCATCAGTCCAGCAAGTACCAGTTGTACAACCAGCTCCAGTCCAGCAAGTACCAGTTGTACAACCAGCACCAGTCCAGCAAGTACCAATTGTACAACCAGCCCCAGTCCAGCTTGTACCAGTTGTACAACCAGCTCCAGTCCAGCAAGTACCTGTTGTACAACCAGCACCAGACCACCAAGGCCCAGTTTTACCACCTGCCCCTGTCCACCAAGTACCAGTTGTACAACCAGCCTCAGTCCAGCTTGTACCAGTTGTACAACCAGCTCCAGCCCAGCAAGTACCACTAGTACAACCAGCTCCAGTCCATCAAGTACCAGTTGTACAACCAGCACCAGTCCAGCAAGTTCCAATTGTGCAACCAGCCCCAGTCCAGCTTGTACCAGTTGTACAACCAGCTCCAGTTCAGCAAGTACCAGTTGTACAACCAGCTCCAGTCCAGCAAGTACCAGTTGTACAACCAGCCCCACTCCAACTTGTACCAGTTGTACAACCAGCTCCAGTCCATCAAGTACCAGTTGTACAACCAGCTCCTTTGCAGCAAGTACCACTAGTACAACCAGCTCCAGCCCAGCAAGTTCCAACTGTACAACCAGCTCCAGTCCAGCAAGTACCAGTTGTACAGCCAGCCCCAGTCCAGGTCGTACCAGTTGTACAACCAGCTCCAGTCCAGCAAGTACCAGTTGTACAACCAGCTCCAGTCCAGCAAGTACCAGTTGTACAACCAACCTCAGTCCAGCTTGTACCAGTTGTACAACCAGTTCCAGCCCAGCAAGTACCACTAGTACAACCAGCTCCAGTCCATCAAGTACCAGTTGTACAACCAGCACCAGTCCAGCAAGTTCCAATTGTACAACCAGCCCCAGTCCAGCTTGTACCAGTTGTACAACCAGCTCCAGTCCAGCAAGTACCAGTTGTACAACCAGCCCCACTCCAACTTGTACCAGTTGTACAACCAGCTCCAGTCCATCAAGTACCAGTTGTACAACCAGCTCCTTTGCAGCAAGTACCACTAGTACAACCAGCTCCAGCCCAGCAAGTTCCAACTGTACAACCAGCTCCAGTCCAGCAAGTACCAGTTGTACAGCCAGCTCCAGTCCAGCAAGCACCAGTTGTACAACCAGCCCCAGTCCAGGTCGTACCAGTTGTACAACCAGCTCCAGTCCAGCAAGTACCAGTTGTACAACCAATCCCAGTCCAGCAAGTGCCAGTTGTACAACCAACCCCAGTCCAGCAAGTGCCAGTTGTACAACCAGCTCCAGCCCAGCAAGTTCCAGTTGTACAACCAGCTCCAGTCCAGCAAGTACCAGTTGTTCAACCAGCTCCAGCCCAGCAAGTTCCAGTCCAACATCCAGCTCCAGTCCAGCAAGTACCAGTCCAACAACCAGCTCCAGTCCAGCAAGTACCACTTCTGTCAACTAAAACATGCTCATGGCTTGCCTTACAATCTGCATCTCCAGTTACAAGTCAATCAACAGTTCAGGTTCCAACCATAACCCAAACAACTCAAGTGCCAGTTACACCGCCTCAGGGTCAATTAGTGTCAGTTCAAATAGGTGTTCAACATCCAGCTCAGGTTGTACATACTCAACTACCAGTCCCTGGGCAGCAAGTACTGCCAGCTCAAACAGCAGCTCATCAGCTGGTTGTCCAACCGGTGGTGCCTCAGTTAAATCCTCAGGTTGTTGTCCTTCAACCAGCAGTAGTTCCTCAGGCTCTATCTCAACAACAAGTGGTACCTCAGGTAGTTCCCCAGGCTGTTGCTCCACAAGTTGTACCTCAGGTAGTTCCCCAGGCTGTACCTCAACAAGTGGCACCCCAGGTAATAGCTCAGGCTGTACCTCAACAAGTGATACCTCAGGTAGTTTCCCAAGCTATACCTCAACATGTAGTTCCTCAGGTAGTTCCCCAGGTAGTGCCTCAACATGTGGTACCTCAGGTAGTTCCCCAGGCTGTGCCTCAACATGTTGTACCTCAGGTAGTTCCACAGACAGTGCCCCAACAAGTTGTACCTCAGGTAGTTCCCCAGGCAGTATCTCAACATGTGGTACCTCAGGTAGTTATTCAGACAGTGCCTCAACATGTGGTACCTCAGTTAGTTCCCCAGGCAGTGCCTCAACATGCAGTACCTCAGGTAGTTCCCCAGGCAGTGCCTCAACATGTGGTACCTCAGGTGGTTCCCCAGACCTTGCTTCAACAAGTAGCACCTCAGGTAGTTCCCCAGGCAGTGCCTCAACATGTGGTACCTCAGGTGGTTCCCCAGGCAGTGCCTCAACATGTGGTACCTCAGGTGGCTCTCCAGACAGTTCCCCAACAAGTAGCAACTCAGGTAATTCCCCAAGCAGTGCCTCAACATGTGGTACCTCAGGTAGTTCCCCAGGTAGTGCCTCAACATGTGGTACCTCAGGTAGTTCCCCAAGCAGTGCCTCAGCATGTGGTACCTCAGGTAAATCCCCAGGTAGTGCCTCAGAATGTGGTATCTCACGTAGTTCCCCAGACAGTGCCCCAACAAGTTTTACCTCAGGTGGTTCCCCAGGCAGTGCCTCAACATGTGGTACCTCAGGTGGTTCCCCAGGCAGTGCCTCAACATGTGGTACCTCAGGTGGTTCCCCAGACAGTTCCCCAACAAGTAGCAACTCAGGTAGTTCCCCAGGCAGTGCCTCAACATGTGGTACCTCAGGTAGGTCCCCAGGTAGTGCCTCAACATGTGGTACCTCAGGTAGTTCCCCAAGCAGTGCCTCAACATGTGGTATCTCAGGTGGTATCCCAGGCAGTGCCTCAACATGTCGTACCTCAGGTAGTTCCCCAGGCAGTGCCTCAACATGTGGTACCTCATGTAGTTCCCCAGGTAGTGCCTCAGCATGTGGTATCTCAGCATGTGGTATCTCAGGTAATTCCCCAGACAGTGCCCCAACAAGTTTTACCTCAGGTAGTTCCCCAAGCAGTGTCTCAACATGTGGTACCTCAGGTGGTTCCCCAGACATTGCCTCAACAAGTGGCACCTCAGGTAGTTCCCCAGACAGTGCCTCAACTTGTTGTACCTCAGGTGGTTCCCCAGACCTTGCCTCAACAAGTGGCACCTCAGGTCGTTCCCCAGGCAGTGCCTCAACATGTGGTACCTCAGGTCGTTCCCCAGGCAGTGCCTCAACATGTGGTACCTCAGGTAGTTCCCCAGACCTTGCCTCAACAAGTGGCACCTCAGTTAGTTCCCCAGGCAGTGCCTCAACATGTGGTACCTCAGGTAGTTCCCCAGGCAGTGCCTCAACATGTGGTACCTCAGGTGGTTCCCCAGGCAGTGCCTCAACATGTGGTACCTCAGATAGTTCCCCAGATAGTGTCTCAACATGTGGTACCTCAGGTAGTTCCCCAGACAGTTCCCCAACAAGTAGCAACTCAGGTAGTTCCCCAGGCAGTGCCTCAACATGTGGTACCTCAG GTGGTTCCCCAGACAGTTCCCCAACAAGTAGCAACTCAGGTAGTTCCCCAGGCAGTGCCTCAACATGTGGTACCTCAGGTAATTTCCCAGGCAGTGCCTCAACATGTGGTACCTCAGGTGGTACCCCAGGTAGTGCCTCAACATGTGGTACCTCAGTTGGTTCCCCAGGCAGTGCCTCAACATGTGGTACCTCAGGTAGTTTCCCAGGCAGTGCCTCAACATGTGGTACCTCAGGTAGCTCCCCAAGAAGTGCCTCAACATGTGGTACCTCAGGTGGTTCCCCAGACAGTTCCCCAGCAAGTAGCAACTCAGGTAGTTCCCCAGGCAGTGCCTCAACATGTGGTACCTCAGGTAGTTTCCCAGGCAGTGCCTCAACATGTGGTACCTCAGGTGGTACCCCAGGCAGTGCCTCAACATGTGGTACCTCAGTTGGTTCCCCAGGCAGTGCCTCAACATGTGGTACCTCAGGTAGTTCCCCAGGCAGTGCCTCAACATGTGGTACCTCAGGTAGTTTCCCAGGCAGTGCCTCAACATGTGGTACCTCAGGTAGCTCCCCAAGCAGTGCCTCAACATGTCGTACCTCAGGTAGTTCCCCAGACAGTGCCTCAACATGTGGTACCTCAGGTAGCTCCCCAAGCAGTGCCTCAACATGTCGTACCTCAGGTAGTTCCCCAGACAGTGCACCAACAAGTTTTACCTCAGGTAGTTCCCCAAGCAGTGTCTCAACATGTGGTACCTCAGGTGGTTCCCCAGACATTGCCTCAACAAGTGGCACCTCAGGTAGTTCACCAGGCAGTGCCTCAGCTTGTTGTACCTCAGGTGGTTCCCCAGGCAGTGTCTCAACATGTGGTACCTCAGGTAGTTCCCCAAGCAGTACCTCAACATGTGGTACCTCTGGTGGTGCCCCAAGCAGTGCCTCAACATGTGGTACCTCAGGTGGTTCCCCAGGCAGTGCCTCAACATGTGATACCTCAGGTAGTTCCACAGGCAGTATCTCAACATGTGGTACCTCAGGTGGTTCCCCAGACAGTTCCCCAACAAGTAGCAACTCAGGTAGTTCCCCAGGCAGTGCCTCAACATGTGGTACCTCAGGTAGTTCCCCAGGTAGTGCCTCAACATGTGGTACCTCAGGTAGTTCCACAGGCAGTATCTCAACATGTGGTACCTCAGGTGGTTCCCCAGACAGTTCCCCAACAAGTAGCAACTCAGGTAGTTCCCCAGGCAGTGCCTCAACATGTGGTACCTCAGGTAGTTCCCCAGGCAGTGCCTCAACATGTGGTACCTCAGATAGTTCCCCAGGCAGTGCCTCAACATGTGGTGCCTCATGTAGTTCCCCAGGCAGTGCCTCAACATGTGGTACCTCAGGTAGCTCCCCAAGCAGTGCCTCAACATGTGGTACCTCAGGTAGTTCCCCAGACAGTGCCTCAACATGTGGTATCTCAGGTAGTTCCCCAGACAGTGCACCAACAAGTTTTACCTCAGGTAGTTCCCCAAGCAGTGTCTCAACATGTGGTACCTCAGGTGGTTCCCCAGACATTGCCTCAACAAGTGGCACCTCAGGTAGTTCACCAGGCAGTGCCTCAACTTGTTGTACCTCAGGTGGTTCCCCAGGCAGTGCCTCAACATGTGGTACCTCAGGTAGTTCCCCAAGCAGTACCTCAACATGTGGTACCTCTGGTGGTGCCCCAAGCAGTGCCTCAACATGTGGTACCTCAGGTGGTTCCCCAGGCAGTATCTCAACATGTGATACCTCAGGTAGTTCCACAGGCAGTATCTCAACATGTGGTATCTCAGGTGGTTCCCCAGACAGTTCCCCAACAAGTAGCAACTCAGGTAGTTCCCCAGGCAGTGCCTCAACATGTGGTACCTCAGGTAGTTCCCCAGGTAGTGCCTCAACATGTGGTACCTCAGGTAGTTCCACAGGCAGTATCTCAACATGTGGTACCTCAGGTGGTTCCCCAGACAGTTCCCCAACAAGTAGCAACTCAGGTAGTTCCCCAAGCAGTGCCTCAACATGTGGTACCTCAGGTAGTTCCCCAGGCAGTGCCTCAACATGTGGTACCTCAGGTAGTTCCCCAGGCAGTGCCTCAACATGTGGTGCCTCATGTAGTTCCCCAGGTAGTGCCTCAACATGTGGTACCTCAGGTAGTTCCACAGGCAGTATCTCAACATGTGGTACCTCATGTGGTTCCCCAGACAGTTCCTCAACAAGTAGCACCTCAGGTAGTTCCCCAGGCAGTGCCTCAACATGTGGTACCTCAGGTAGTTCCCCAGGTAGTGCCTCAACATGTAGTGCCTCAGGTAGTTCCCCAGGTAGTGCCACAACATGTGGTACCTCAGGTAGTTCCACAGGCAGTATCTCAACATGTGGTACCTCAGGTGGTTCCCCAGACAGTTCCTCAACAAGTAGCACCTCAGGTAGTTCCCCAGGCAGTGCCTCAACATGTGGTGCCTCAGGTAGTTCCCCAGGTAGTGCCTCAACATGTGGTACCTCAGGTAGTTCCACAGGCAGCATCTCAACAAGTGGTACCTCAGGTAGTTCCCCAATCTGTGCCTCAACAAGTGGTACCTCAGGTAGTTCCCCAGGCTGTGCCTCAACAAGTGGTCCCTCAGGTAGTTCCCCAATCTGTGCCTCAACAAGTGGTACCTCAGCAAACTTTCCAGGCCCAGATCACCACACAACAAGCAAATGAAATGTCATTTTACCCATTTATATGTAATGCAGGGTACAAATTTTGGTATCCCTATACATTCTATTATTGCTAA